One Streptococcus sp. S1 DNA window includes the following coding sequences:
- the guaC gene encoding GMP reductase — translation MLNEFPIFDYEDIQLIPNKCIINSRSEADTTVQFGKHTFKLPVVPANMQTILDENVAEQLARGGYFYIMHRFDEAGRIPFVKRMHEQGLIASISVGVKEYEYDFVSQLKADAPEYITIDIAHGHAESVIRMIQHIKKQLPDTFVIAGNVGTPEAVRELENAGADATKVGIGPGKVCITKVKTGFGTGGWQLAALRWCSKAARKPIIADGGIRTHGDIAKSIRFGASMVMIGSLFAGHIESPGKTVEIDGESFKEYYGSASEYQKGAYKNVEGKKILLPAKGHLQDTLTEMEQDLQSSISYAGGRKLADLKHVDYVIVKNSIWNGDAH, via the coding sequence ATGTTAAATGAATTTCCTATTTTCGACTATGAAGATATTCAGTTGATTCCCAACAAATGTATCATCAATAGCCGGTCAGAAGCAGACACAACTGTCCAATTTGGGAAGCATACCTTCAAGCTTCCAGTGGTTCCTGCAAATATGCAGACAATCTTGGATGAGAATGTGGCAGAGCAGTTGGCGCGTGGTGGTTATTTCTACATCATGCACCGTTTTGATGAAGCGGGTCGGATTCCTTTTGTCAAACGCATGCATGAGCAAGGTTTGATCGCTTCCATTTCGGTTGGTGTTAAGGAATACGAATACGACTTTGTGAGTCAACTGAAGGCAGATGCGCCTGAGTACATCACTATTGATATCGCACACGGTCATGCGGAGAGTGTCATTCGGATGATTCAACACATCAAGAAACAATTACCAGATACCTTTGTCATTGCTGGAAATGTTGGAACACCTGAAGCTGTTCGTGAATTGGAAAATGCGGGAGCTGATGCGACTAAGGTCGGGATCGGCCCTGGTAAGGTTTGTATCACCAAAGTGAAGACTGGATTTGGTACAGGTGGTTGGCAATTGGCTGCTCTTCGCTGGTGCTCAAAAGCAGCGCGTAAGCCAATAATTGCGGACGGTGGTATTCGGACCCATGGTGATATAGCCAAATCGATTCGTTTCGGGGCGTCTATGGTCATGATTGGTTCTCTCTTTGCAGGCCATATCGAAAGTCCTGGTAAAACAGTAGAGATTGATGGAGAGTCTTTCAAAGAGTACTATGGATCTGCTTCAGAGTACCAAAAAGGCGCTTATAAAAACGTCGAAGGTAAGAAGATTTTATTGCCTGCCAAGGGTCATTTGCAAGACACCTTAACGGAAATGGAACAAGATTTGCAAAGTTCGATCTCTTATGCAGGAGGCCGAAAATTAGCAGATTTGAAACACGTTGACTATGTGATCGTTAAGAATTCTATCTGGAATGGCGATGCACACTAA
- a CDS encoding alpha/beta hydrolase — protein sequence MQYYFIGGLGGNGYHLAPLIDELGFPVTFLDPYREMIQTENDLRAWFQDRIGQAEEICLLGHSLGGDLARYLAGEFLQIRALILLDGGYLDMEKILPLEEELEGTASFMQQQVFATLEEAVLSELGDGADPTPIARKAVEASYRWNPVSEQYELNLDLEKVMALLRIRRQIKTYQIPLADLPVLFIGPQYQEEPEWRKEALKQLDPQIKQVLLDGLGHELYTEAPEIVAREVNNWLQNVHK from the coding sequence ATGCAGTATTATTTTATTGGTGGCCTAGGTGGTAATGGCTACCATCTGGCTCCACTTATTGATGAGCTAGGCTTTCCTGTGACCTTTCTAGATCCCTATAGGGAAATGATTCAGACAGAAAACGATCTTCGTGCTTGGTTTCAAGATCGGATCGGCCAGGCGGAAGAGATCTGTTTATTGGGGCATTCCTTGGGTGGAGATTTGGCTCGTTATCTGGCTGGCGAGTTTCTTCAGATTCGAGCTCTGATTCTCCTGGATGGGGGTTATTTGGATATGGAAAAGATCCTGCCTCTTGAAGAAGAGCTAGAAGGAACGGCGTCTTTCATGCAGCAGCAAGTCTTTGCAACTTTAGAAGAAGCTGTGTTATCAGAACTTGGTGATGGAGCAGATCCTACTCCTATAGCGCGAAAAGCGGTAGAGGCTAGCTATCGTTGGAATCCAGTGAGTGAACAATATGAATTAAATCTGGATCTCGAAAAGGTCATGGCTTTATTGCGTATACGGCGTCAGATCAAGACTTACCAGATTCCACTGGCAGACCTGCCTGTCCTTTTTATTGGACCTCAATACCAAGAAGAGCCTGAATGGAGAAAAGAAGCTCTGAAGCAACTAGATCCCCAGATCAAGCAAGTCTTGCTAGATGGTTTGGGGCACGAACTGTATACAGAGGCGCCAGAAATTGTAGCTAGAGAAGTCAACAATTGGCTCCAAAATGTTCATAAATAA
- a CDS encoding Sec-independent protein translocase subunit TatA/TatB: MGILRDIGAPGLIIIILGALLIFGPKRLPELGQSIGKMFAEFKTAVNKGSEEADQDTKEAKEEKE, from the coding sequence ATGGGAATTTTACGTGATATTGGAGCACCAGGATTGATCATCATCATCCTGGGCGCCCTCTTGATTTTTGGACCAAAACGACTGCCAGAGTTGGGTCAGTCCATCGGCAAAATGTTTGCTGAATTTAAGACTGCTGTCAATAAAGGCAGTGAAGAAGCTGATCAAGACACCAAAGAAGCTAAAGAAGAAAAAGAATAA
- the tatC gene encoding twin-arginine translocase subunit TatC, giving the protein MAKSRADEMTIVEHLVEFRKRLIAVVLCYIIVFIVAFVFGGELYQALTASLRQKLLVLGPNDILWIYVSLANLTAFSLTLPFIVYQIWQFVRPALKEKEARAVFAYIPASFICFVLGLAFGYFFVSPAILEVLMRLGEGLFDTQLTAQNYLTFLWHTTLPLGVLFELPVLVAFLTSIGLLTPQFLITYRRYAYFVLLVLAVVLTPADFISDLAMTLPLILLFEVSVAISKVIYSRKRRN; this is encoded by the coding sequence ATGGCAAAGAGTAGAGCAGATGAAATGACCATTGTTGAACATTTGGTCGAATTTCGAAAACGATTGATCGCAGTGGTCTTATGTTATATTATCGTCTTCATCGTAGCCTTTGTATTTGGTGGAGAACTCTACCAAGCCTTGACGGCTAGCCTGCGTCAAAAACTGCTGGTACTGGGACCAAATGATATCCTCTGGATCTATGTATCGCTGGCTAATCTCACAGCCTTTAGCCTAACCTTGCCCTTTATTGTCTACCAGATTTGGCAATTTGTAAGGCCGGCTTTGAAGGAGAAGGAGGCGCGTGCAGTCTTTGCCTACATCCCAGCTAGCTTTATTTGCTTTGTGTTGGGACTTGCATTTGGTTATTTCTTTGTTAGCCCAGCTATTTTAGAGGTCTTGATGCGCTTGGGAGAAGGGCTGTTTGATACCCAATTGACGGCACAAAATTATCTAACCTTCTTATGGCACACCACCTTGCCTTTAGGGGTCTTGTTCGAGTTACCAGTTTTGGTCGCTTTTCTGACCTCGATTGGGCTCTTGACACCACAGTTTTTAATAACCTACCGACGATACGCATACTTTGTCCTGCTGGTCTTAGCCGTCGTGCTAACACCTGCAGACTTTATCAGTGACTTGGCCATGACACTCCCTTTGATCCTCTTATTTGAAGTCAGTGTCGCCATCAGTAAAGTCATCTATTCAAGAAAAAGGAGAAACTAA